A stretch of the Vitis riparia cultivar Riparia Gloire de Montpellier isolate 1030 chromosome 13, EGFV_Vit.rip_1.0, whole genome shotgun sequence genome encodes the following:
- the LOC117928357 gene encoding uncharacterized protein LOC117928357, translating into MDICNDSLIIESYEFSQSCAESNILERDSRRFENSIMGSGHTFPNAVEFCDVVYLKSIAGRFRYCFKRNSMKHMTVVCTVNECPWKVTTRTVEDSNIIQVHSFRNLHNHFLEDVVASQPLVRSNCASLLIDDVIQFTPYYQFRQICKDFQRQHGMQLTYLQAWNIKEKSNERIYGEPKYYYKLLPWMCEKMVATNRESIVELRHSSDGHFEQLFVAYSVSIQGFAMGCWPIIAIESTHMSGPYRGVLFSAIAYDANDSMFPLAFGVMSSEHYENWSWFLQNLKKVVGDKEVFIISDRHPTLLRSVPEEFGLENHTYCYRHLKENFSPFLSKHNTRGNKGLRVSSNSFSLLAAIAVELVCVQARDRKADGKIVWGLHNLSSPWHAEATEYGRLRGRISMRGLHIA; encoded by the exons ATGGATATCTGTAATGACTCTCTTATAATTGAGTCATATGAGTTTTCCCAAAGCTGTGCTGAATCAAATATACTTGAACGTGACTCAAGGCGGTTTGAAAATTCCATTATGGGTAGTGGACATACCTTCCCCAATGCTGTCGAGTTTTGTGATGTTGTGTATTTGAAGTCAATTGCTGGTAGATTCCGTTATTGCTTCAAGAGGAATAGTATGAAACACATGACAGTAGTTTGCACAGTTAATGAATGTCCTTGGAAAGTCACCACTCGTACAGTAGAGGATTCGAACATCATTCAGGTTCACAGTTTTCGAAACCTCCATAATCATTTTTTGGAAGACGTTGTCGCATCCCAACCTTTAGTGAGATCCAATTGTGCCTCACTGCTTATTGATGATGTCATACAGTTTACTCCCTATTACCAATTCCGCCAAATTTGTAAGGACTTCCAAAGGCAACATGGGATGCAATTGACATACCTTCAAGCATGGAATATCAAGGAGAAATCGAATGAGCGCATTTATGGAGAGCccaaatattattacaaattgttgCCTTGGATGTGTGAGAAAATGGTTGCAACAAATCGAGAAAGCATTGTTGAGTTGAGGCATTCAAGTGATGGGCATTTTGAGCAACTCTTTGTTGCTTATTCGGTATCTATCCAAGGGTTTGCAATGGGGTGTTGGCCAATCATTGCAATTGAATCAACCCATATGAGTGGCCCATATAGGGGTGTGTTATTTTCGGCCATCGCATACGATGCTAATGACTCCATGTTCCCCTTAGCCTTTGGCGTGATGAGCTCAGAACATTATGAGAATTGGTCTTGGTTTTTGCAAAACTTGAAGAAGGTTGTTGGAGATAAGGAAGTTTTTATTATCTCGGATAGACATCCTACCCTCCTTCGTAGTGTTCCTGAAGAGTTTGGGCTTGAAAACCACACCTACTGTTATCGTCACTTGAAAGAGAATTTCAGCCCTTTTTTGAGCAAACATAACACAAGAGGGAAcaaag GCTTGCGAGTTTCTAGCAACTCTTTTAGCCTCTTGGCGGCCATAGCGGTTGAACTTGTGTGCGTGCAAGCTCGGGATAGAAAGGCTGATGGGAAAATTGTGTGGGGATTGCATAATCTATCCTCACCATGGCATGCAGAGGCCACCGAGTATGGAAGGCTCCGAGGTAGAATAAGCATGCGTGGGTTGCACATTGCATGA